In the Ovis aries strain OAR_USU_Benz2616 breed Rambouillet chromosome 18, ARS-UI_Ramb_v3.0, whole genome shotgun sequence genome, ACTCCTCAGGGCTTGAGGAGGAATTTAGtgccacattcagaaaacgaagatcatggcatccggtcccatcacttcaagggaaatacatggggaaacagtggctgactttattttcctgggctccaaaatcactgcagatggtgattgcagccatgaaattaaaagacgcttactccttggaaggaaagttatgaccaacctagacagcatattaaaaagcagagacattactttgccaacaaaggtccatctagtcaaggccacggtttttccagtggtcttgtatggatgtgagagttggactataaaaaagctgagcaccgaagaactgatccttttaaactgtgatgttggagaagattcttgagagtcccttggacaacaaggagatccaaccagtccgtcctaaaggaaatcagtcctgggtgttcacaggagggactgatgttgaagctgaaactccaatactttggctgtctgatgcgaagagctgactcattggaaaagaccctgatgccgggaaagattgagggcaggaggagaaggggatgacagaggatgagatggttggatggcatcaccgacgcgatggacatgagttttagcaatctccgggagatagtgaaggacagggaagcctgatgtgctgcagtccatggggctgcagagtcaggcaggactgagtgactgaacaagtccTGTGTAGTCCGTCTGGTATgatggggtgggggttggaggaATAAGGAGAGCCTCTAAAGCCAACTTTGCCACTTGCCATGACCTTGAAAGAGATGACGAGCCTCTGAGCCTCAAGTTCTTCATCTGCACAAAGTGCCACACAGAAGAGCAGAGCAACTCCACTCTCACCATCACAGGCCTGCCACGAGGACTCAACAAGACCATGTTTGCATGGCTCCCCCCGGGGAGCCAGGCTTAGAGAAGATGCTCAGAGAGTCAGCAAACCTTGTCCCTTCCACCCGCACCTTCCTGTTGCCTTTAAACAGCTGATTTAACACTCTGATGTGAACCTCACAGCAACTCAAGGTATGTTTTGAGGAGGATATTGAGGATCAGAGAGGTGTGGTGACTTTGCTAAAATCACACAGTCCGGAAGTGGCAGAGTTTAGATTTGATCCAAGCTCTTTAGACCCTCAGGTCTGGCCTCATTCTGGGTGCTGGGCAATAATCGTGTCATTAATGGAATCTGTAGAACCTGGAAGTCTCTAGGCAGAGAAAACTCAAGAGATGTGAGGCTTATTTTGGAAATGGTCTGATCTCCATCCATTATCTTCAGTTCTGTGAAATTGCACAGATATGGCCCTTTTGACTTGAGTGGTATACATTTGATGTGACTCAAGCCTGTTCTTTAGCTGTGCACTCATCCCAGTGAGAAGCTAGATGGTGATCACTGGATTTGTGTAGGATGGGGCTGTACTTCTCCGGGACAAGTGTATTCCCATGAGAGTTTGGGGAGCTTGCTCCTTCAGGCTGGGGTCCAGCCAGGCCTTCTGACTGCAGCAGCCCTCCTGTAGGGCCTTGGGGGGTGGGAAGGAGCCATGTGACCCTCAATGAAAGGGACATCCTTTAACTGTGGCCTGGGAGCTGTGGTTTCCAGCCAGAGACCACAGGAAGGGTCCTGGAGTAGGAACATAGGAGCAAGACAAGTGGAAATATGGCCCCTGACACAGCGTAGCTAAGGGAGGGCCGGGGCAGGGGGACTGGGGGTCGACAGTCTGCTCTACTTCCTCTCCTGTGACTTCGGAATCATTGTCAGGACTTTCCAGAGCCATCCAGGGCACCTTGGCCACGTGATTAGGGAATACAAGAGGGCATAGGGTAAGTGGTCTTGTGGGGAGGAGGCTGACATCCTGGGGGAGTTTGAACAAGTGATATAGACCGGGACCTTCTCTTCATGGGGGAGATGATACCTGCCTCTAGGAATGGTATGTTTGAGGGTCCTGGCACAGAGACGGAGTGACAAGGTCCGAAATATGTGTTCCCAGCCAGCCTCATGGGAGAGGACCCCTGCAAATACCAACCAGAGCCTTTGGCAGGAGAGACCTGTGAGCGGTCAGTGTCCAAGCCTGGCTCAGGGACAAGGAGAGGACCCGATTCCTATCTCTGCTACTGGGGATGCTGCAGCCCAGTGTCCCCGTGTGAGCTGAAGGCTCTGGAAGCCGTGGCAGCCTGCAGCTGAGGGGCTCTAAGTGGGGGCCACAGTGAGACCACTGGGGATGGGGCTGAGCAGGAGGACCCACTGAAtgctgggtggaggtgggggccacAGGCTGGATTCCGAGCCTGTGGGGTTTTCCCCTGGGGACCCCAGAGGAGACCGGAAAGCCTGGAGCTTTTCCGTAGTGACTGGGGAGAGGCAGGAACCTGTGGGATTCAGCCGACCTTTCAGCCTGGCCGAGCACAGGGTTGGGTAGCATAAATGCTAAGGCATCTTAATGCTGTGGACACATGAAGGAGGCCCATGGCCCAGATTCCACACATATCCTGGGGATGCAAAGAAAGACTCAAATGCAAGAGGACGGAGGGTTGACACGCCACACACAAGCTCGGGCTAGGTCAGTCATCCTTTAATGCCATGGAGGGAAGAAGGGGACCTGGCCTGGGAGGGGAAAGCTGAACCCCGAGAGGCACTTAGGCTTGGGTGGGATTCACCACCTTTCCCACGAAGAGGGGAGACTTGGTGTTTCTGTCGTAGAGGATGCAGAGGAAGGGTCTGTTGAACTCGACGTCTGGGGGAAGGGACATGGGGATAGCTTCCAGAAACGTGGCCCCAGCAGCTTCTGTCCCTTTCTCATCAATGGTCAGCGCAGCCTTGTGGAGCGCCTGGAAGGGGGGAAAGCAATGAGGCTGCGTGTGAGTGGAGACAGGCCCCCACCCAGACCTGGGAGCCAGGCGGGGAGGAGCGCCTTGCCCAGGTTGGGGCACGTGCTGGcctctctcccagcctcctgtccttccccatcactGTCTACCCAGCCCTGCAGGGGACACACAAGGGATGCTCAAAAGGCCTCTGTCTGATCCATGAGGGTACCCCAGCCTTCCTGAGAAACAACCCATCACCTCGGGGGAGAGAGGATTttcctgccctctgtctccttGGCTCCCCTCTAATTTGTGGAACCAGATACGAAGCTCCTTGGGGAGCAGGACTTTGAGAGGTGCTTCCATGTACCTTGTTCCCACCCAAGTACTCCGTTCACAGTCACTGAACCGCAGCTGTTTTCTTGGGCACCTGTAATTCCCCTGAATAAACGGCATCTTTGGTTGAAATCACTCAGACTCAGTGATTCACCAGTAGTTCCCAGAGTCTCAGATGCAGGGGCCAAAGTGTCTTGGCAATCCCCGAGCCTAAGTCTCTCTCTGTAAGTAGGGGGTTATAGGGACCCAGAAAAGGGAAGTCCCCGCCAAGGATGAGACAGAGAGTAAGTGACACAACCTCGCGCCGAGCACGGGAGGCCACCTCCTCCCCTCCGTCAGCTGACCACACTGCTGTCGTGGTGGAGCGATGGCATTCCTCAGGGGCCTCAGTCTGCAGGCATGCCTGCGtccctctgccccttcctcaGCCTCGCCCCAGAGTTGTGGCCCCGCGCGCATTCTGACCTACAGATGTCAGGGACACACTCACCTTGGACACCTTCAGAGGCTGTTCCTCGGTGATCCCTGAGAGGTCAGCCCCGTTGCTGAAGACCCTGTTGATGCCCAGTTCACCCAGGACAGTTTTCAGATCGTACGTTTCAGAAATGGACAGTTTGGGCAAATGTAAATTGGCAGAActgtcatgaaaaaaaaaagtcacagagtTGAAAGTGCTTCCTTTTCTGGTTGTTCTTTCCAGTTGGCGCCCTCTCCCCTTGCTCTCACACTTTGGTTTATTCCGCTTTTAGTTCCTCTATGCCCAGGGTCAGAGGATATTAGAATCAGAGCGATCCTCTTGTCCTGCAGAGCCTCTCAGGGGCCACCTCCTCTGAGAAGGCCTCCCGGAGGATCTGGGGTGTCCTCTGGAAGGACGGTACTCACTACTTCCCTGTAGGGTTTGGTCGTGCCCCCTAGACTGGGACTCGTCCAGGGCCAGTATCCCAGGGGACTGTGGGGTGTGGTGGCAGGTCCTGAGTGACATCTTTTGAGAGCGTGAGGAGTACTTCTCtgtattttcatctttgttttatgTTATACATGATAAAATTGCTCATCTGGGCCTGGGCATATTTGCAAACACAGAGACAGGTACTGATGCGGAGTGCATGATGGGGACCTGGTCGAACCACACTCGTCTAATGACAGAGGAATCAGAACCAGCCTCAAACAGGTCCTGGAGTTTCCTGCTCTGGGCGTTGGCTTTTTCAGCCTCTCCAAGCATTTCTCCCCCCTCCCCTACCCTCATCCTGCCGTGGACTTTTTAGCCGGTAATTCACACTCTATCCTGTAATCTACATTCAACTGCCCCCTTTGCCAGGAAGCCCATCCTCTTCTTTCTGGGTTTGCCAATAACATGTGTTGACATTGCTTTCCCGTGCACCAGGAAGGGGCAGTGTCCAGGCTGGGGAGGAAGTCCTCAAGGACAGGACTTTCCGTCCTCACCCCTGGGCACCAGCCCTCTCCTGAAGTCTGCCTGGTACCGCGTGCATGCATTCTGGCCTCTGTTGGAAGCAGACACACGGCGGTCATGGCTGTGGTCGGTGGGTCTATCCCCCCACCCTCTGACCGGACCAGATGTGGCAGCTCCCGGGTCGGTCTGCTTGGGAGGTCACCTTGCatatttcttttccaggaacttggcGAGGAGTTCGTTGTTGAGCTTGTCTTCCAGCTGCTGCAGTTTCCCGAGGTCGGGCAGGATGAAGCAGGCGGTGACGTTGCCCACGTAGTCCAGCAGCAGCACCCAGCTGGCGAGCTTGTCACAGTAGTGGAGGTCAAACATGCCCAGGCGGTTCATCATGGGCACCTTCACGGTGGTTTGCTCATTCACGTGGAAGTCCCTCTCCGTGGTGTGCTCGACCTCGAAGGGCTTCTCCCATTTTCCTGGAGAGAAGAGATAGCGGACGTCAGCCAAGGGTGGGAGGAGGTTTAGTATCAGTGGGAGAATAAAGGAGCCTTGAGCCTCCTGGTGAGGTacttctctctgagcctcagatttgCGTGTGtgctcgtgtccgactctttgcgaccccatgaactgtagcccaccaggctcttctgtcgatgggattccccaggcaagaatactagagggctttgccatttccttcttcaggggagcttcctgagccagggatcaaacccacatctcctgtgctcctgtgctcctgcattggaaggtggattctttacccctgagccacctgggaagccccaaacctcagttttaccatctgtaaaatgggtctaaAGTGAAACAGCAGTCTACAGAAAAGACTTCGGGGGAGAATAATGCAAGGCTGGTATAGGATCCAGAATTTCAATTTCGTGGAGGCTCATGTGGTAGAGGAAGCATCTGAATCTTGGTCTTCCTGACTCCAAAGGTGTCACTACTTCCTCTGCGCTGCAGTTGTCAGAAGTGTGGTTCGGGGTTTGTTTTTCTGACTCTATTTTGGGAGGCACTGCATATCATACACCTCTCTCTGGTGGGAATTTGCAGTGCATGTTAGGTCATTTAGGGCTCTGAAAAGTCCTGCAGAGATGAAGGTACTTTGTTTAATTCATAATTCCCTAACCCTATTTGATCATAGGAAGTTTTAGTGGTCATGTGTGGAAAACTGAATAACACATGCAGAGATGCATGGCTATATCCCATTCTGTGCTGCCAGGAAAGTTAAGAACTGAGTGTTTGAGACTATTTTGAGGGTGATTCTGTGCAGAAAAGCTCAGACTGGTTATGCAACCTTACCTTTAAAGGATATGTAATTCACCAGAGCAAAAACTGTGTCTTGGTCAAGATCCTTTACCAAATCCACAATTTTTCCATGGCTTCCCTTCTCTACATAATCATTGATCTTCTTCTTGGCCTCCTCAGCATCCCTGAAGTTGATGGAGAAGGCTTTGGAGTGATATAGATTCTTGACATCCTCCAAAAACGTATCAACTAGCTTTGCACTCTCATTGATGAACAGACCATTGCCGGTGGTCAGTTGCAGCTGGTGGTTTGGCTGgttgagggtgtggagaagatgCTGAAAGCCTTTGTGGATCTCAGCCTCTGCTAGCTCAGTGAGGTTGAAACCCAGGCCCTCCAGGATCTCAGTGTGAGTGTTGCCCTTGGCTCCCAGGGAAAGCATCGCAAAGGCTGAAGCGATGCTCACTGGGGAGAAGAAGATGTTGCTGGTA is a window encoding:
- the SERPINA1 gene encoding alpha-1-antiproteinase precursor (The RefSeq protein has 3 substitutions compared to this genomic sequence), with protein sequence MALSITRGLLLLAALCCLAPTSLAGVLQGHAVQETDDTAHQEAACHKIAPNLANFAFSIYHKLAHQSNTSNIFFSPVSIASAFAMLSLGAKGNTHTEILEGLGFNLTELAEAEIHKGFQHLLHTLNQPNHQLQLTTGNGLFINESAKLVDTFLEDVKNLHHSKAFSINFRDAEEAKKKINDYVEKGSHGKIVDLVKDLDQDTVFALVNYISFKGKWEKPFEVEHTTERDFHVNEQTTVKVPMMNRLGMFDLHYCDKLASWVLLLDYVGNVTACFILPDLGKLQQLEDKLNNELLAKFLEKKYASSANLHLPKLSISETYDLKTVLGELGINRVFSNGADLSGITEEQPLMVSKALHKAALTIDEKGTEAAGATFLEAIPMSLPPDVEFNRPFLCILYDRNTKSPLFVGKVVNPTQA
- the SERPINA1 gene encoding alpha-1-antiproteinase isoform X1, encoding MALSITRGLLLLAALCCLAPTSLAGVLQGHAVQETDDTSHQEAACHKIAPNLANFAFSIYHKLAHQSNTSNIFFSPVSIASAFAMLSLGAKGNTHTEILEGLGFNLTELAEAEIHKGFQHLLHTLNQPNHQLQLTTGNGLFINESAKLVDTFLEDVKNLYHSKAFSINFRDAEEAKKKINDYVEKGSHGKIVDLVKDLDQDTVFALVNYISFKGKWEKPFEVEHTTERDFHVNEQTTVKVPMMNRLGMFDLHYCDKLASWVLLLDYVGNVTACFILPDLGKLQQLEDKLNNELLAKFLEKKYASSANLHLPKLSISETYDLKTVLGELGINRVFSNGADLSGITEEQPLKVSKALHKAALTIDEKGTEAAGATFLEAIPMSLPPDVEFNRPFLCILYDRNTKSPLFVGKVVNPTQA